A portion of the Oncorhynchus clarkii lewisi isolate Uvic-CL-2024 chromosome 27, UVic_Ocla_1.0, whole genome shotgun sequence genome contains these proteins:
- the LOC139386054 gene encoding mRNA decay activator protein ZFP36-like isoform X2 yields MTSCHWGQNTDASLPSRLNKTLFWSERSVSMVDPSTCTLDPSTCTLGWASTEPKQPPASPTGGPVSGSPTSSRYKTELCRTFAESGICKYGGKCQFAHGFDEMRDLNRHPKYKTEPCRTFHTIGFCPYGIRCHFVHNNEDDLGPARPGPGPQAPRSRRPPLLRQSFSFSGFPSAPPQPLKHSHPFLLVPPVSPHTSADITDLLSHAFSEVDCVFEPACDLQSQFLPSPDSGCSLCGLSPVPSPSQTPCTLSEGCGLQQSQSPPCGPALGARSLSYTSLSDHEGGCGSSASSLSGSDSSGPDGSGRRLPIFSQLSVPDDGFSGTSFFL; encoded by the coding sequence ATGACCTCCTGCCACTGGGGGCAGAACACAGATGCCTCACTTCCATCCAGATTGAACAAGACGTTATTCTGGTCTGAGCGCTCGGTCAGCATGGTGGATCCCAGCACGTGCACCCTAGATCCCAGCACGTGCACCCTAGGCTGGGCCTCTACAGAACCTAAACAGCCCCCAGCCTCCCCTACTGGTGGCCCTGTCTCTGGGTCTCCCACCTCTTCACGCTATAAGACTGAACTGTGCCGCACCTTTGCTGAGAGTGGCATCTGTAAGTACGGGGGGAAGTGCCAGTTTGCCCACGGCTTTGATGAGATGCGTGACCTCAACAGACACCCCAAGTACAAGACAGAGCCTTGTCGCACCTTCCACACCATCGGCTTCTGTCCATACGGCATCCGCTGCCACTTTGTTCATAACAACGAGGACGACCTGGGCCCTGCCAGACCTGGCCCTGGTCCCCAAGCCCCCCGCTCCAGACGACCCCCTCTGCTTAGGCAGAGCTTCAGCTTCTCAGGCTTCCCCTCTGCCCCTCCACAGCCCCTGAAGCATTCCCACCCCTTCCTCCTCGTGCCTCCAGTTTCCCCTCATACCTCAGCTGACATCACTGACCTACTCTCCCACGCCTTCTCCGAGGTGGACTGTGTCTTTGAGCCGGCCTGTGATCTCCAGTCTCAGTTTCTCCCCTCTCCTGACTCGGGCTGTTCCCTCTGTGGACTGTCCCCTGTGCCTTCCCCCTCCCAGACCCCCTGTACCTTATCAGAGGGCTGCGGCCTGCAGCAGAGCCAGAGTCCCCCCTGTGGCCCTGCTCTCGGTGCCAGAAGCCTCTCCTACACCTCACTGTCAGACCACGAGGGTGGGTGTGGCAGCTCAGCCAGCAGCCTCAGTGGGTCTGACTCCTCTGGTCCAGATGGGTCTGGTCGGCGGCTGCCTATCTTCAGTCAGCTGTCAGTGCCTGACGACGGCTTCAGCGGCACTAGCTTCTTCCTCTAG
- the LOC139386054 gene encoding mRNA decay activator protein ZFP36-like isoform X1 yields the protein MKMPSYALNQFLDLEEVMCKHLLSLDLRDASKQSTFPVRPVGYNKPRAPCSLSASSSALSTDSTESATMTSCHWGQNTDASLPSRLNKTLFWSERSVSMVDPSTCTLDPSTCTLGWASTEPKQPPASPTGGPVSGSPTSSRYKTELCRTFAESGICKYGGKCQFAHGFDEMRDLNRHPKYKTEPCRTFHTIGFCPYGIRCHFVHNNEDDLGPARPGPGPQAPRSRRPPLLRQSFSFSGFPSAPPQPLKHSHPFLLVPPVSPHTSADITDLLSHAFSEVDCVFEPACDLQSQFLPSPDSGCSLCGLSPVPSPSQTPCTLSEGCGLQQSQSPPCGPALGARSLSYTSLSDHEGGCGSSASSLSGSDSSGPDGSGRRLPIFSQLSVPDDGFSGTSFFL from the exons ATGAAAATGCCATCATACGCGCTTAATCAATTTCTTGATTTGGAAGAGGTTATGTGCAAG CATCTTCTGAGCCTGGACCTCCGGGATGCATCCAAGCAGTCAACTTTCCCAGTGAGACCTGTTGGTTACAATAAGCCCCGGGCCCCCTGTTCCCTCTCTGCATCTAGCTCTGCCCTCTCTACAGACTCCACAGAAAGTGCAACCATGACCTCCTGCCACTGGGGGCAGAACACAGATGCCTCACTTCCATCCAGATTGAACAAGACGTTATTCTGGTCTGAGCGCTCGGTCAGCATGGTGGATCCCAGCACGTGCACCCTAGATCCCAGCACGTGCACCCTAGGCTGGGCCTCTACAGAACCTAAACAGCCCCCAGCCTCCCCTACTGGTGGCCCTGTCTCTGGGTCTCCCACCTCTTCACGCTATAAGACTGAACTGTGCCGCACCTTTGCTGAGAGTGGCATCTGTAAGTACGGGGGGAAGTGCCAGTTTGCCCACGGCTTTGATGAGATGCGTGACCTCAACAGACACCCCAAGTACAAGACAGAGCCTTGTCGCACCTTCCACACCATCGGCTTCTGTCCATACGGCATCCGCTGCCACTTTGTTCATAACAACGAGGACGACCTGGGCCCTGCCAGACCTGGCCCTGGTCCCCAAGCCCCCCGCTCCAGACGACCCCCTCTGCTTAGGCAGAGCTTCAGCTTCTCAGGCTTCCCCTCTGCCCCTCCACAGCCCCTGAAGCATTCCCACCCCTTCCTCCTCGTGCCTCCAGTTTCCCCTCATACCTCAGCTGACATCACTGACCTACTCTCCCACGCCTTCTCCGAGGTGGACTGTGTCTTTGAGCCGGCCTGTGATCTCCAGTCTCAGTTTCTCCCCTCTCCTGACTCGGGCTGTTCCCTCTGTGGACTGTCCCCTGTGCCTTCCCCCTCCCAGACCCCCTGTACCTTATCAGAGGGCTGCGGCCTGCAGCAGAGCCAGAGTCCCCCCTGTGGCCCTGCTCTCGGTGCCAGAAGCCTCTCCTACACCTCACTGTCAGACCACGAGGGTGGGTGTGGCAGCTCAGCCAGCAGCCTCAGTGGGTCTGACTCCTCTGGTCCAGATGGGTCTGGTCGGCGGCTGCCTATCTTCAGTCAGCTGTCAGTGCCTGACGACGGCTTCAGCGGCACTAGCTTCTTCCTCTAG